A window of the Nitrosopumilus ureiphilus genome harbors these coding sequences:
- a CDS encoding DUF6973 domain-containing protein — translation MNNKIFSNDDFSKEFNELSGQPQRAPPEIIADKKWESSGFIQNRIWALGEWIQVNKTTIRTKEELIVQLDEEIESCASKEEKRKLMKEKIELLESLSINLKERHAVNIGPLPTLSFINNFLQDSIPISNEHTSTIVSSYYSKYYGGYYGGGPNADEWWTSFWNPYDAYIANTKANQALKKTQEKFPSGGHNDDADAYRHALWNCLMARQIGASEAKKFGDAHENYDGNPENEKEMDLHNNKKGRDLATDPESVLGPPPAGERWQDKECSELVEKALNEGKLQTSPR, via the coding sequence ATGAATAATAAAATATTTTCTAATGATGATTTCTCAAAAGAATTCAATGAATTGTCAGGTCAACCTCAGAGAGCCCCTCCGGAGATAATTGCAGACAAAAAATGGGAATCATCAGGATTTATTCAAAACAGAATATGGGCTTTGGGGGAGTGGATACAAGTTAACAAGACCACCATCAGAACAAAAGAAGAACTTATTGTCCAACTTGATGAAGAAATTGAATCCTGTGCTTCAAAGGAAGAAAAACGAAAACTAATGAAAGAAAAAATAGAATTATTAGAATCTTTGAGCATCAATCTAAAGGAAAGACATGCTGTAAATATAGGCCCATTACCAACCTTATCTTTTATCAATAATTTTCTTCAAGATTCTATTCCCATATCTAATGAGCACACATCAACAATTGTATCTTCGTATTACAGTAAATATTATGGAGGATATTATGGAGGCGGACCAAATGCAGACGAATGGTGGACGTCTTTTTGGAATCCTTATGATGCATACATAGCTAATACCAAAGCAAATCAAGCATTGAAAAAAACACAGGAAAAATTTCCTAGTGGAGGTCACAATGATGATGCTGATGCATATAGACATGCTTTATGGAACTGCCTTATGGCAAGACAGATTGGAGCATCTGAAGCAAAAAAGTTTGGCGATGCTCACGAAAATTATGACGGAAATCCAGAAAATGAAAAAGAAATGGACTTACATAACAATAAGAAAGGAAGAGACTTGGCTACTGATCCTGAAAGTGTTTTAGGTCCTCCACCTGCAGGAGAACGCTGGCAAGATAAAGAATGCAGTGAACTTGTTGAAAAAGCATTGAATGAAGGAAAATTACAAACATCTCCACGGTAA
- the alaS gene encoding alanine--tRNA ligase codes for MDKKEILKEFSSDPDRYYNVKLFQEQGFVRKSCTKCGRFFWTLDSGRDLCPDDADDTYSFIGEPPTTKRFDYTQAWKQVEEFFVKNNHTSVSRYPVVCRWRDDLYFTIASVVDFQRVMGSKVVFEFPANPLVVPQTCLRFKDLENVGVTGRHFSSFCMIGQHSIPEGKGYWKDECVDLDYRLLTDQFGIKKEEVVFVEDVWAGGGSFGPSLEYFVRGLELGNAVFTEFQGELGQHTTLDQRVIDMGAGLERFAWITMGTPTAYDCCFGPINQKLFEKIGIDPDSEILRRYFTEIAKVLEDYEDLNDVRRHAIKKAGLTDDQLNKMITPLEGVYLIADHLRTLIFAITDGALPSNVGGGYNLRMMLRRINATISKLNLKLDIDDLIDTHIDYLKDTYPELDEKREDVKKILEIESRRYEESKIHMKKKAEKIREKGVPSVDELITLYESDGITPEYLKEVNAISEIPSSFYSKLSDLHQSEKKKTITELPLDELPETDTLFYKDDPMKFDAKVIKIFDNQVVLDRTSFYARGGGQEPDHGTIAGFRVINVDKHAHIIVHQLEGGTPKEGETVKCVVDATRRANITKNHTSTHIINASSREVLGSWIWQHSAFKDDDHARLDITHHSSLTDQQVQQIEDAANKIVKENYPVSIEYFDRGTAEQKYGFRIYQGGVVPVKSVRIVSIEDKDIEACGGTHVKKTGDIELIKITKTKRIQDGVVRLEFVSGPNAFEYVKQQEIISKQKEQEIAEKEELEKRREENKQKARVQIPILLEKILDGESGDIDGISIKNKLCFTASENYDEYFHLNFGKKLVAKDNTSAFCGIFESGSTVRILVYAGEQSGINAGVIAKEIASILGGSGGGDAKFAQGGGKDTSKIEQAIAKAKSMILG; via the coding sequence TTGGATAAAAAAGAGATTCTAAAAGAATTTTCATCGGATCCTGATAGATATTACAATGTCAAATTGTTCCAAGAACAGGGATTTGTCAGAAAATCATGTACAAAATGTGGCAGATTCTTTTGGACTCTGGATTCAGGACGAGATTTGTGCCCAGATGATGCTGATGACACATACTCGTTCATCGGAGAGCCACCAACGACTAAGCGATTTGATTACACCCAAGCATGGAAACAAGTCGAAGAGTTTTTTGTAAAAAATAATCACACCTCAGTGAGCAGATATCCAGTAGTTTGTAGATGGCGTGATGATTTGTATTTCACAATTGCATCAGTCGTAGATTTTCAAAGAGTGATGGGTTCAAAGGTAGTATTTGAGTTTCCTGCAAATCCATTGGTAGTTCCACAGACTTGTTTGAGATTCAAGGATTTAGAAAATGTCGGAGTAACAGGTAGACACTTTTCGAGTTTCTGTATGATTGGACAGCACAGTATTCCAGAAGGAAAAGGATACTGGAAAGATGAATGTGTTGATTTGGATTATAGACTACTAACTGATCAGTTTGGAATTAAAAAAGAAGAAGTCGTGTTTGTTGAAGATGTTTGGGCAGGTGGAGGTTCCTTTGGTCCGTCACTAGAATACTTTGTCAGGGGTTTGGAACTAGGAAATGCAGTCTTTACTGAATTTCAAGGAGAGTTAGGACAGCACACAACTCTTGACCAGCGAGTAATTGACATGGGTGCAGGCCTTGAACGATTTGCATGGATCACTATGGGAACACCGACTGCTTATGATTGCTGCTTTGGTCCAATTAATCAGAAATTATTTGAAAAGATTGGAATTGATCCAGATTCAGAAATTCTAAGAAGATACTTTACAGAAATTGCAAAGGTACTAGAGGACTATGAGGATCTCAATGACGTTAGACGCCATGCGATAAAGAAGGCAGGACTAACTGATGACCAACTAAACAAAATGATAACACCGCTTGAAGGAGTGTATCTAATTGCAGACCATCTTAGAACTTTGATTTTTGCAATTACTGATGGTGCACTTCCAAGCAATGTTGGCGGCGGATACAATCTAAGAATGATGTTGCGAAGAATTAATGCAACAATTAGCAAGCTAAATCTGAAATTAGACATTGATGATTTAATTGATACCCATATTGATTATCTCAAAGATACGTATCCAGAATTAGACGAGAAAAGAGAAGACGTCAAGAAGATTTTAGAAATTGAATCCAGAAGATATGAAGAATCCAAAATTCACATGAAGAAAAAGGCAGAAAAGATTAGAGAAAAAGGCGTTCCATCTGTGGATGAACTCATCACACTGTACGAATCAGATGGAATTACGCCTGAATATCTCAAAGAAGTCAATGCAATTTCAGAGATTCCATCATCATTTTACTCTAAATTATCAGACTTGCACCAGTCTGAAAAGAAAAAGACAATTACGGAATTGCCACTAGATGAACTACCCGAAACGGATACTTTGTTTTACAAAGACGATCCAATGAAGTTTGATGCCAAAGTAATCAAGATATTTGATAATCAAGTTGTACTAGATAGAACTTCATTTTATGCAAGAGGCGGAGGACAAGAACCAGACCACGGAACCATTGCAGGATTCAGAGTGATTAACGTAGACAAACATGCACACATTATTGTTCACCAGCTAGAAGGTGGCACTCCAAAAGAAGGAGAGACAGTAAAGTGTGTAGTTGATGCAACAAGACGTGCAAACATTACAAAGAATCATACCAGTACCCACATAATTAATGCATCATCTAGAGAAGTATTAGGATCATGGATTTGGCAGCACTCTGCATTCAAAGATGATGATCATGCAAGATTAGACATCACTCATCACTCTTCACTAACTGACCAGCAAGTACAGCAAATTGAAGATGCTGCAAACAAGATAGTAAAAGAAAACTATCCTGTGTCCATCGAATATTTTGATAGAGGAACTGCAGAGCAAAAGTACGGATTTAGAATTTATCAAGGCGGTGTAGTTCCAGTAAAATCAGTAAGAATTGTATCAATTGAGGACAAGGATATCGAAGCTTGTGGTGGAACACATGTCAAAAAGACAGGAGATATAGAGTTGATCAAAATTACAAAGACAAAAAGGATTCAAGATGGCGTAGTTCGTCTAGAGTTTGTCTCAGGTCCCAATGCATTTGAGTATGTCAAACAACAAGAAATAATTTCAAAACAAAAAGAGCAAGAAATAGCAGAAAAAGAAGAACTAGAGAAGAGAAGAGAAGAAAATAAACAAAAAGCAAGAGTGCAGATTCCAATTTTACTTGAAAAGATTCTAGATGGAGAATCAGGAGACATAGATGGCATTTCCATCAAAAACAAGTTGTGCTTTACTGCAAGTGAAAACTATGATGAATATTTTCATCTCAACTTTGGCAAAAAGCTAGTAGCTAAAGATAATACTAGTGCATTTTGCGGGATTTTCGAATCAGGTTCAACTGTTAGGATTTTGGTGTATGCTGGAGAGCAATCAGGAATTAATGCAGGCGTAATAGCCAAGGAAATAGCCTCAATTTTAGGAGGTTCTGGCGGGGGGGATGCAAAATTTGCCCAAGGCGGGGGAAAAGACACATCTAAAATAGAGCAGGCAATAGCCAAAGCAAAATCAATGATTTTAGGATGA
- a CDS encoding WD40 repeat domain-containing protein translates to MKLSSYEFASKQCTRIFTFMVLLLFSSLFGLSSSFADQGDFLFKISNPITNQNIADYSHFGQSVASSNDGKIIVGGYMSTVIPDYTNHVFVFDGINGDLVSAIPNPAPPTNMPDQFGYSVASTPDGNIIVGDPGKVSIHNLAGAVYVFDFARGMVIEIISPNPIEHPLSQTNFGYSVASTPDGNIIVGSPSADYDDSFAGAVYVFDINGNMILEIPNLNPNNSGLPSSLFGYSVASTPDGNIIVGAPNTHYPAVNIYGGAVYLFNGTTGVLIHEIFDNTVLFPPVIDYSNRFGQSVASTTDGKIVFGNPYMTNDELDRVIIFDEDIRSIQYLRQPLRNFNDLFGQSVATTLDGNIVVGDPTNIDPDAMNMGFVHVYNSTGHLQHTLSFKETPFLRVYFGQSVSSSNDGKIIVGAPLSGGGSHPEGAVYVFDYKKELNFCDGVQKISSLDTSSSLSLAKTGFITAFYDGCINNIKLDQILCLKIINDFGTTISPINICANNVNPQCLIDGCPWNGPYIVEALPTIYTEITISEQVLHSTSKWMNNEISSNSFNNILKKFHESEKISYNNLTSVPSIAFEIIISFATMGISVIVGLYSIFHRHSH, encoded by the coding sequence ATGAAATTGAGTTCTTATGAGTTTGCATCAAAGCAGTGTACAAGAATTTTTACTTTTATGGTTTTACTTCTATTTTCATCATTATTTGGATTATCAAGTTCCTTTGCAGATCAAGGTGATTTCTTATTTAAAATATCAAATCCCATCACAAATCAAAATATTGCCGACTATAGTCATTTTGGTCAATCCGTAGCTTCTTCAAATGACGGCAAGATAATAGTTGGAGGCTATATGTCAACAGTTATTCCAGATTATACAAATCACGTCTTTGTATTTGATGGTATTAATGGTGATCTTGTTTCTGCAATACCTAACCCAGCACCTCCAACAAATATGCCCGATCAATTTGGATACTCTGTAGCATCTACTCCTGATGGAAATATCATTGTTGGTGATCCAGGTAAAGTTTCTATTCATAACCTTGCAGGTGCAGTTTATGTATTTGATTTTGCACGAGGTATGGTTATCGAAATCATCAGTCCCAATCCAATTGAACACCCGTTGTCTCAAACAAATTTTGGATACTCTGTAGCATCTACTCCTGATGGAAATATCATTGTGGGATCTCCCAGTGCTGATTATGATGATTCTTTTGCAGGTGCAGTTTATGTATTTGACATTAATGGAAATATGATCTTGGAAATCCCAAACCTTAACCCAAATAATTCCGGTTTACCATCATCTCTTTTTGGATACTCTGTAGCATCTACTCCTGATGGAAATATCATCGTAGGTGCTCCAAACACACATTATCCTGCGGTAAATATCTATGGTGGTGCTGTCTATCTCTTTAATGGCACTACTGGCGTATTGATCCATGAAATATTTGATAACACTGTTTTATTTCCACCTGTGATTGATTATTCTAATAGGTTTGGTCAATCAGTTGCATCTACCACGGATGGGAAGATAGTTTTTGGAAATCCCTACATGACCAATGACGAGTTAGATAGAGTTATTATTTTTGATGAGGATATTCGCAGTATACAATATTTACGACAACCATTACGAAATTTTAATGACTTATTCGGTCAATCAGTTGCAACTACATTGGATGGCAACATAGTTGTCGGTGATCCAACAAATATCGATCCCGATGCAATGAATATGGGGTTTGTTCATGTTTACAATAGCACAGGTCACCTTCAACATACCTTATCGTTCAAGGAGACCCCTTTTCTGCGTGTTTATTTTGGTCAATCCGTATCTTCTTCAAATGACGGAAAGATAATTGTCGGTGCACCGCTATCAGGAGGTGGAAGTCATCCTGAAGGAGCAGTATATGTATTCGACTATAAAAAAGAGTTAAATTTCTGTGATGGGGTGCAAAAAATTTCATCGTTAGATACGTCTAGTTCTCTTTCATTGGCCAAGACTGGTTTCATTACTGCATTTTATGATGGATGCATTAATAACATAAAACTAGATCAAATTTTATGCCTCAAGATCATTAATGATTTTGGAACCACGATATCGCCCATCAACATTTGTGCAAATAATGTTAACCCTCAATGTTTGATTGATGGCTGCCCTTGGAATGGACCATACATTGTAGAAGCATTACCTACGATATACACAGAAATTACCATTTCCGAGCAAGTATTACACTCTACTTCAAAATGGATGAATAATGAAATATCAAGTAATTCATTTAACAACATATTGAAAAAGTTTCACGAAAGTGAAAAAATTTCATATAATAATCTAACATCTGTTCCAAGCATTGCTTTTGAGATAATTATTTCATTTGCTACAATGGGCATATCTGTTATAGTTGGGCTCTATTCTATCTTTCACAGACATTCACACTAA
- a CDS encoding DUF1059 domain-containing protein: MAKKFACGDVVDGCAWSTTAKDENELFEQISEHAKNVHNMTDIPDEVIQKVKSKIQEV; this comes from the coding sequence ATGGCAAAAAAATTCGCTTGTGGGGATGTAGTTGATGGTTGTGCATGGTCAACTACTGCAAAAGATGAAAATGAATTGTTTGAACAAATATCAGAACATGCAAAAAATGTTCATAATATGACAGACATTCCAGACGAAGTTATTCAAAAGGTCAAATCTAAAATTCAAGAAGTGTGA
- a CDS encoding IPT/TIG domain-containing protein, with protein sequence MLKSNTDIASTDRIVIAFVISFLVVVLIVFVARAVLKRGDKKASFLDILRDRDWYPSLAILQFFAWTMVIIFAFFGVYLIRVFHGISEPPTEIPLSLLALMGISVAVPVVSGGVSSIKYKTTDSKKVKETGKGARFSSMLQEKGKPTLTRFQMFGWTWIGIVIYLIILFSNVSDTANNGNFEELILPDIDPTLVVLMGMSQGAYLGGKIVTKQEIEITGIFPSNQKANASIVITGSNFGNTQGFVRFGDNVISAGKINSWDNSKIEVTIPVGTPSGKHQVQVGVEGTLTDEKEYETT encoded by the coding sequence TTGCTGAAATCCAATACAGATATTGCCTCAACTGACCGTATTGTTATTGCATTTGTAATTTCATTTTTAGTGGTTGTTTTGATAGTTTTTGTTGCAAGGGCTGTACTAAAACGTGGTGACAAAAAGGCAAGCTTCTTAGATATTCTACGTGATAGGGATTGGTACCCTAGTTTAGCAATATTGCAATTTTTTGCATGGACTATGGTGATCATCTTTGCATTTTTTGGCGTATATTTGATACGGGTTTTTCATGGTATTTCTGAACCACCAACAGAAATTCCTCTATCATTACTTGCATTAATGGGAATAAGCGTTGCAGTTCCTGTTGTGAGTGGTGGAGTTTCCTCTATCAAATACAAAACAACTGACTCCAAGAAAGTAAAAGAAACAGGAAAGGGTGCAAGATTTTCATCAATGTTGCAAGAAAAGGGCAAACCAACACTTACTAGATTTCAAATGTTTGGTTGGACATGGATTGGAATTGTAATCTATCTTATCATATTGTTTTCTAATGTATCTGATACTGCAAATAACGGCAACTTTGAGGAGTTAATTCTTCCTGATATTGATCCTACACTTGTTGTTTTAATGGGAATGAGTCAAGGTGCATATTTGGGAGGTAAAATAGTTACCAAGCAAGAAATAGAAATCACTGGCATTTTTCCTTCAAACCAGAAAGCAAATGCAAGCATTGTGATTACTGGATCTAACTTTGGAAATACGCAGGGATTTGTAAGATTTGGAGATAATGTAATTTCTGCCGGTAAAATTAATTCTTGGGATAACAGTAAGATTGAGGTCACTATACCCGTAGGAACCCCATCTGGAAAACATCAAGTCCAAGTGGGAGTAGAAGGAACGCTTACAGATGAAAAGGAATATGAAACAACATGA
- a CDS encoding CFI-box-CTERM domain-containing protein, producing the protein MASKVQQLREIRDHKLLQTGSGTSFISSFNDLYYSFSTIISDYERENPLFKEAVKLVITPMISSLFILNYVDMESDESVLGMGFL; encoded by the coding sequence ATGGCATCTAAAGTCCAGCAACTCAGAGAAATCAGAGATCACAAACTACTGCAAACAGGATCTGGTACTTCCTTTATAAGTTCGTTTAATGATCTCTATTATTCATTCTCCACGATAATATCTGATTATGAAAGAGAAAATCCACTATTCAAAGAAGCAGTCAAACTTGTAATCACGCCTATGATAAGTTCGCTTTTTATATTGAACTATGTTGACATGGAATCTGATGAATCCGTATTGGGAATGGGTTTTCTTTGA
- a CDS encoding Fic family protein: protein MVSVITREKNGKKYLYLKHTTGNRQKEKYLGLSIPQNIENIKKEFMLEFYDEEWDKQVNTISVNYKKETRKKPASIKQKDFESFGISFTYNTQRMEGSSLTESDTKDLLIYGVTPARKSQIDSIETAKHYDLFMRLVTSKVTKITKKTILQWHKEIFGQTKIGEAGGIRSYRVGVTTNSKIEFATVTKIPKRLQECFSWLNKYDGKNFVELAALAHYKFVSIHPFGDGNGRISRLIMNYILFSHGCPLMLIKNNDRRAYFKSLEKSQLNHDEIHFLKWFMKYYIKANKQYL, encoded by the coding sequence GTGGTCTCAGTGATTACCAGGGAGAAAAATGGTAAAAAATACCTTTACCTTAAACACACAACAGGGAACAGACAAAAAGAAAAGTATCTTGGATTGTCAATCCCTCAGAATATTGAGAATATCAAAAAAGAATTCATGTTGGAATTTTATGATGAAGAGTGGGACAAGCAAGTAAATACAATATCTGTTAACTATAAAAAAGAGACAAGGAAAAAACCAGCATCAATAAAACAAAAAGACTTTGAGAGCTTTGGGATATCATTTACATACAACACGCAAAGAATGGAAGGCTCTAGTCTCACAGAGTCTGACACCAAAGACTTGTTGATATACGGAGTAACTCCTGCAAGAAAATCACAGATAGATTCCATTGAGACTGCAAAACACTATGATTTGTTTATGAGATTGGTCACATCCAAAGTTACAAAGATTACAAAGAAAACAATACTACAATGGCACAAGGAAATCTTTGGTCAGACAAAAATTGGTGAGGCAGGAGGCATTAGATCATACAGAGTAGGAGTAACCACAAACAGTAAAATCGAATTTGCAACAGTTACAAAGATTCCAAAGAGACTGCAAGAGTGTTTTTCATGGCTAAACAAGTATGATGGAAAAAACTTTGTAGAACTTGCAGCATTGGCACATTACAAGTTTGTCTCAATTCATCCGTTTGGTGATGGCAATGGTAGGATATCAAGACTGATTATGAATTATATTTTATTTTCACATGGATGTCCTCTAATGCTTATCAAAAATAATGACCGACGTGCATATTTCAAATCACTAGAGAAATCACAGTTGAATCATGATGAGATTCATTTTCTAAAATGGTTTATGAAATATTATATCAAGGCAAACAAGCAGTATTTGTAA
- the rpl12p gene encoding 50S ribosomal protein P1, producing the protein MEYVYAALLLHKLDKEVNEANLTSVVKASGAEVNDAQVKALVAALADVNIDEAVKAAPVAVAAAAPAEAAGEAKKEEAPKDEGKTEEAAMEGLSSLFG; encoded by the coding sequence ATGGAATATGTTTACGCTGCTTTACTTCTTCACAAACTGGACAAAGAAGTTAACGAAGCAAACCTCACATCAGTTGTTAAAGCATCTGGTGCCGAAGTTAATGATGCTCAAGTTAAAGCACTAGTGGCAGCCTTGGCCGATGTTAACATCGATGAGGCAGTCAAAGCCGCACCTGTAGCAGTTGCAGCAGCCGCCCCAGCAGAGGCAGCCGGTGAAGCAAAGAAAGAAGAAGCACCTAAAGACGAAGGTAAAACCGAAGAAGCAGCCATGGAAGGATTATCCTCACTATTTGGCTAA
- the leuS gene encoding leucine--tRNA ligase, producing MEINWTEIENKWRSKWIANKDFETNPNEKQKKFITVAYPYPNSPQHIGHGRTYTLADVHARFYRMKGFNVLFPMAFHYTGTPILGMAKRVEAGDAELIENLKNLYSVPEESIKTFVEPVKIADYFHEEIKTGMIEMGYSIDWRREFTTIDPVYSKFIEWQINTLREKNLIVQGNHPVGWCPKDQNPVSQHDTQGDVEPDFTEYILIKFKYGDYIIPTATLRPETIFGVVNLWVNPEIVYKKITVDNEKWIVSAECAYKIEFLDKKITYDGEINGSELVGETVTVPHREESIVMLPASFVESKTGTGMVMSVPAHAPFDYQALEDIKKTNLEADLASKVNKITPISIIETEGYGENPAKEAVEKFSVTSQNDPKLEEATKEVYGKEFYGGKLKSNTEQFSGIKVAYAKDTIKEWLIENKHADILLELTNASIKCRCGAECVVKVLNNQWFLNYGDKEWKELATKCFDQMNILPQEIRSEFQYVIGWLHERACARQHGLGTKLPWDKDWIVESLSDSVIYMAYYTISKFVNNGTIAADNLSKEFFDYVFLDKGDVNKVSEITKMSADIINEIKKEFQYFYPVDSRHSGRDLVPNHLTFFVLNHVAIFPESNWPKEIVVNGSVLMNGSKMSKSMGNIIPLRKAIQDYGADPIRLAIIISAELLQDADFNMESVSGIQNKLESLFHECSRLKPEKIENLEAEDRWILSKSQSMVSEVTAAIEKMRLREALHDILFAFESDLSWYNKRVKAKNRQNISGILHQINSIRVAMLSPFAPHIAEEMWEKLGHSEMVSTSAWPEFSTESLDANAIQSEELLKSTIDDVANILKVTKITPQKITIYTADSFKSKIYHSILEKVMAGQTNMGIVMKELIANPETADVKKIPDFVQKTIKDILSEPTGIRETKLQSKEFDEKEFLANELPSLGKKEFGVEIDVFSESDDGIYDPKGKARHARPFKPAILIE from the coding sequence TTGGAGATTAATTGGACAGAAATTGAGAACAAGTGGAGAAGTAAATGGATTGCAAACAAAGACTTTGAGACAAATCCAAATGAGAAACAAAAAAAATTCATTACAGTGGCATATCCGTATCCCAACTCACCTCAACACATAGGACACGGAAGAACATACACACTAGCTGATGTTCATGCTAGATTTTATCGAATGAAAGGGTTCAATGTTTTGTTTCCCATGGCGTTTCATTATACTGGAACACCGATTCTTGGCATGGCAAAAAGAGTTGAAGCTGGAGATGCTGAACTAATTGAGAATTTAAAAAATCTGTATTCAGTTCCTGAAGAGTCGATAAAGACATTTGTTGAACCAGTAAAGATTGCAGATTATTTCCATGAAGAGATTAAAACTGGAATGATTGAGATGGGCTATTCCATTGATTGGAGACGAGAGTTTACAACAATTGATCCAGTGTATTCTAAATTCATTGAATGGCAAATCAACACACTACGTGAGAAAAATTTAATCGTTCAGGGGAACCATCCAGTTGGGTGGTGCCCTAAAGACCAGAATCCAGTGTCACAACATGACACACAAGGAGATGTAGAACCTGATTTCACTGAATATATTTTAATTAAATTCAAGTATGGTGATTACATCATTCCAACTGCAACACTACGACCTGAAACAATTTTTGGTGTTGTAAATTTGTGGGTTAATCCTGAAATAGTTTACAAAAAGATTACAGTGGACAATGAGAAATGGATTGTAAGTGCAGAGTGTGCATACAAGATAGAATTTTTGGATAAAAAAATAACATATGATGGTGAGATAAATGGTTCAGAATTAGTTGGAGAAACAGTAACTGTTCCCCACAGAGAAGAATCAATTGTAATGCTTCCTGCAAGTTTTGTTGAAAGTAAAACAGGTACTGGAATGGTAATGTCAGTACCGGCTCATGCACCATTTGACTATCAGGCATTAGAGGACATCAAAAAGACCAATCTAGAGGCAGATTTGGCCTCAAAAGTAAACAAAATCACTCCCATATCCATTATAGAAACTGAAGGGTATGGTGAGAATCCAGCAAAAGAGGCAGTAGAGAAATTCAGTGTCACATCCCAAAATGACCCAAAACTTGAAGAGGCAACAAAAGAAGTTTATGGAAAAGAGTTCTATGGTGGGAAACTCAAATCAAACACAGAACAATTCTCTGGAATCAAAGTTGCATATGCTAAAGACACCATAAAGGAATGGCTAATTGAAAACAAACATGCAGACATTCTACTAGAACTAACTAATGCATCAATAAAGTGCAGATGTGGAGCAGAGTGTGTAGTCAAAGTACTAAACAATCAATGGTTCCTAAACTATGGTGACAAAGAATGGAAGGAATTAGCTACGAAATGTTTTGATCAAATGAACATTTTACCACAGGAGATAAGATCAGAATTCCAATATGTCATAGGGTGGTTGCATGAAAGAGCATGTGCAAGACAGCACGGATTGGGAACTAAACTTCCATGGGATAAAGACTGGATTGTAGAGAGTTTATCAGATTCTGTAATATACATGGCATACTATACCATTTCAAAATTTGTAAACAATGGCACTATAGCTGCAGATAACCTATCAAAAGAATTCTTTGATTATGTATTTTTAGATAAGGGTGATGTGAACAAAGTTTCAGAGATCACAAAAATGTCGGCAGATATAATCAATGAAATTAAGAAAGAGTTCCAATATTTCTATCCAGTTGATTCAAGACATTCAGGACGTGACTTGGTTCCAAACCACTTGACATTTTTTGTACTAAATCATGTTGCAATATTTCCTGAGAGTAATTGGCCTAAAGAAATTGTAGTTAATGGCTCTGTATTGATGAATGGTTCTAAAATGTCAAAGAGTATGGGAAACATCATTCCATTACGAAAGGCAATTCAGGATTATGGTGCAGATCCAATTAGACTTGCAATAATAATTTCAGCTGAATTACTTCAGGATGCGGATTTTAACATGGAGTCAGTTTCAGGAATTCAAAACAAGCTAGAATCATTATTCCATGAATGCTCGAGGCTGAAACCTGAGAAAATTGAGAATCTAGAGGCTGAAGATAGGTGGATTTTATCAAAATCTCAGAGCATGGTATCTGAAGTTACAGCAGCAATTGAAAAGATGAGATTACGCGAGGCTCTACATGATATTTTGTTTGCATTTGAGTCGGATTTGAGTTGGTACAACAAGAGAGTCAAGGCCAAAAATCGTCAAAACATTTCAGGAATATTGCACCAGATAAATTCCATACGGGTTGCAATGTTATCTCCATTTGCACCACACATAGCTGAAGAGATGTGGGAAAAATTGGGACATTCAGAGATGGTATCAACATCAGCATGGCCAGAGTTCTCAACTGAGAGTCTTGATGCGAACGCAATTCAATCTGAAGAATTGTTAAAATCAACTATTGATGATGTTGCAAACATTCTCAAAGTTACAAAAATCACACCACAGAAAATTACGATATACACAGCTGATTCATTCAAATCCAAAATTTATCATTCTATTTTAGAAAAAGTGATGGCAGGACAAACTAACATGGGAATTGTAATGAAAGAATTGATTGCAAATCCTGAAACTGCTGATGTCAAAAAGATTCCAGACTTTGTTCAAAAGACAATCAAAGATATTCTCTCTGAACCAACAGGAATTAGAGAAACAAAACTGCAGTCAAAAGAATTTGATGAAAAAGAATTCTTGGCAAATGAATTACCAAGTTTAGGAAAGAAAGAATTTGGCGTGGAGATTGATGTCTTTTCTGAATCAGATGACGGAATCTATGATCCTAAAGGAAAAGCAAGGCATGCAAGGCCGTTCAAACCTGCAATTTTGATTGAATAA